From the Danio aesculapii chromosome 9, fDanAes4.1, whole genome shotgun sequence genome, one window contains:
- the cryl1 gene encoding lambda-crystallin homolog has product MSSLKEKIITVVGSGLIGRSWAMVFLSGGYKVKLYDNKPGQASGAIAEIRKQLEELQQAKMLRGNLSAAEQLSRLSSHEDLQQALDGAFFVQESVFEDLEAKQSVFHAVEELVSESVILSSSTSCLMPSNVFSQVQNQTRCIVSHPVNPPYYVRLVELVPHPETLPAVMEVAYSLMTDVGQAPVRLRKEIDGFALNRVQYAIIAESWRLVQDGVISVKDIDLVMSEGLGMRYAFIGPIETMHLNAPEGMKDYLQRYSEGMKRVLNTFGPVPDFSGEPAARVIKEICELIPGEQEHLSARRERRDQLLMGLAKLKE; this is encoded by the exons ATGAGTTCATTAAAAGAAAAGATCATCACTGTTGTCGGAAG CGGTCTGATTGGCCGCTCCTGGGCCATGGTTTTCCTGAGTGGAGGTTACAAAGTCAAACTCTATGACAACAAACCAGGACAGGCATCAGGGGCCATCGCAGAGATCAG GAAACAGCTTGAGGAGCTTCAGCAAGCCAAAATGCTGAGAGGAAACCTCAGCGCCGCAGAGCAGTTGAGTCGACTCAGCAGTCATGAGGACTTACAGCAGGCCTTAGATGGGGCTTTCTTTGTCCAG GAGAGTGTATTTGAGGACCTGGAAGCAAAGCAGAGCGTCTTTCATGCGGTGGAGGAGCTGGTCTCAGAAAGCGTGATCCTCAGCAGCTCAACATCCTGCCTGATGCCAAGCAATGTGTTCTCTCAAGTCCAGAACCAAACCCGCTGCATCGTATCCCATCCG gTAAACCCGCCCTACTATGTGCGTCTGGTGGAGTTGGTGCCCCACCCCGAAACCCTGCCTGCTGTGATGGAGGTTGCTTACTCTCTGATGACAGATGTGGGACAGGCACCTGTGCGCCTCAGGAAGGAGATAGATGGTTTTGCTTTAAACCGGGTTCAATATGCCATCATTGCTGAGTCCTGGAGGCTGGTTCAG GATGGAGTGATCTCAGTAAAGGACATCGATCTGGTGATGTCTGAGGGCCTGGGCATGCGCTACGCCTTCATAGGTCCCATTGAAACCATGCATCTCAACGCACCAGAAG GTATGAAAGATTATCTTCAGCGCTACAGCGAGGGCATGAAGAGGGTTCTTAATACTTTTGGGCCTGTTCCAGATTTTTCTGGAGAGCCCGCAGCTAGAGTTATAAAA GAGATCTGTGAACTGATTCCTGGCGAGCAGGAGCATCTATCAGCCAGGAGAGAGAGAAGAGATCAGCTGCTGATGGGACTAGCTAAACTCAAGGAATGA